In Streptomyces sp. SN-593, a single genomic region encodes these proteins:
- a CDS encoding TetR/AcrR family transcriptional regulator: MYGDAVTEPPRDARERLIEGTRELLWERGYVGTSPTAIWRASGVGQGSMYHHFQGKPDLVLAAEQRSAEQMQRDIRACFAQEGSAYERISAYLLRERDALRGCPVGRLVADPEIAADGRLREPARETFAVLHECLVSALEDGRNAGEFAADLDAVRTASTLAAVVQGGYTLARAEASAEPYERAVQGALALLRLADR, from the coding sequence ATGTATGGTGACGCCGTGACGGAACCACCACGTGACGCCCGTGAGCGTCTGATCGAGGGAACCCGGGAACTGCTCTGGGAGCGGGGCTACGTCGGCACGAGTCCCACCGCGATCTGGCGCGCCTCCGGCGTGGGCCAGGGCAGCATGTACCACCACTTCCAGGGCAAGCCGGACCTGGTCCTGGCGGCCGAACAGCGCAGCGCCGAGCAGATGCAGCGGGACATCAGGGCGTGCTTCGCCCAGGAGGGCTCCGCCTACGAGCGCATCTCGGCCTACCTGCTGCGCGAGCGCGACGCGCTGCGCGGCTGCCCCGTCGGCCGTCTGGTGGCGGACCCCGAGATCGCGGCGGACGGCCGGCTGCGGGAGCCCGCGCGCGAGACCTTCGCGGTCCTGCACGAGTGCCTGGTGTCCGCGCTGGAGGACGGCAGGAACGCCGGGGAGTTCGCCGCGGACCTGGACGCCGTGCGGACGGCGAGCACGTTGGCGGCCGTCGTCCAGGGCGGCTACACCCTCGCACGGGCGGAGGCGTCCGCCGAGCCGTACGAACGGGCCGTCCAGGGCGCTCTGGCCCTGCTCCGACTCGCCGACCGGTAG
- a CDS encoding ATP-binding protein has translation MTDHPFARVPLPERPDLVLHRRAAYGDVPDSIGAARDLTRAFLADIPEEAAALSDQTAGDVMLVVSELVTNAARHDSGARLLDLACTAREVEVTVWDTSSQLPQRFPRDPDRIGGHGIEIVARLCSAFEAEAVPGGKRVHARIALKGARHPTG, from the coding sequence GTGACCGACCATCCCTTCGCTCGGGTCCCACTGCCCGAACGCCCCGACCTGGTGCTGCACCGGCGCGCCGCGTACGGCGACGTCCCCGACAGCATCGGCGCGGCCCGCGACCTGACCCGCGCCTTCCTGGCGGACATCCCCGAGGAGGCGGCCGCGCTCTCGGACCAGACCGCCGGGGACGTCATGCTCGTGGTGAGCGAGCTGGTCACCAACGCCGCCCGCCACGACAGCGGCGCCCGCCTGCTGGACCTGGCCTGCACCGCCAGGGAGGTGGAGGTCACCGTCTGGGACACCAGCTCCCAGCTCCCGCAGCGGTTCCCCCGCGATCCCGACCGCATCGGGGGCCACGGCATCGAGATCGTCGCGCGCCTGTGCTCCGCCTTCGAGGCCGAAGCCGTCCCCGGGGGCAAACGCGTCCACGCCCGGATCGCCCTGAAGGGGGCGCGGCACCCCACCGGGTGA
- a CDS encoding STAS domain-containing protein, producing the protein MGQVDELGAAGDRARLTVSARSTEDGAQIVCAAGELDLEGGAVLEPVLDRALSADPAPRLVAVDATGVTFCDSSGLNLLLRIRQEAEERSVPLHLAGLTDPVLRVLEITGADSLFSIHAQLDQALA; encoded by the coding sequence ATGGGGCAAGTCGACGAGCTCGGAGCGGCCGGCGACCGCGCGCGGCTGACGGTGTCCGCCCGGAGCACCGAGGACGGCGCGCAGATCGTCTGCGCCGCCGGCGAGCTGGACCTGGAAGGCGGCGCGGTCCTCGAACCCGTCCTGGACCGCGCGCTGAGCGCCGACCCCGCGCCCCGCCTGGTGGCCGTGGACGCCACCGGGGTCACCTTCTGCGACTCCAGCGGACTGAACCTGCTGCTGCGCATCCGCCAGGAAGCCGAGGAACGCTCCGTCCCGCTCCACCTGGCCGGCCTCACCGACCCGGTCCTGCGCGTGCTGGAGATCACCGGCGCCGACTCCCTCTTCTCCATCCACGCCCAGCTCGACCAGGCGCTGGCCTGA
- a CDS encoding MFS transporter, whose translation MADLTQQQPAAVPLGRRPALGLAGMCLGTALIVMEANVVNVAVPTIRADLHAGPATGLWIVDAYTLVFAVLLLSAGRLGDRIGARRAYLIGLGVFAVASLVCAVTASAALLVAARAAQGVGAALLAPAPLTLITRAYTDAAARARAVAVWVSAGGIGFMVGPLLSGVLVDTLGWRSVFLLNVPVTLLTARLLLGHVEETTRHRVGFDPAGQALAVVSLGAVVWGLVGSALYGWASPLVIVALTGGAVVFGAFLAVQSHGAHTGRQVLVPPSVLRARPVLAGLLGGAVYNFTLYGMLIVCTFDFQRLRHYTPLTTGLAFLPLTVVATVTSAFVGGRFVHRYGPRAAIGVGMVVCALGLAVLGAGAVASPYPVVAGGLAVFAFGQSLVAPAQTLAVMSYLPDEHRNMGSSALNTARQTGGVIGVALLGALVAGGLRTGTPVALWVAAAACLTAAAGAGRLLAGRGHG comes from the coding sequence GTGGCAGACCTCACCCAGCAGCAGCCTGCGGCAGTCCCCCTCGGGCGACGGCCGGCGCTCGGCCTGGCCGGGATGTGCCTGGGCACGGCACTGATCGTGATGGAGGCCAACGTCGTCAACGTCGCGGTCCCCACCATCCGCGCCGACCTGCACGCGGGACCGGCGACCGGACTGTGGATCGTGGACGCCTACACCCTGGTGTTCGCCGTGCTGCTGCTGTCGGCAGGGCGGCTCGGTGACCGCATCGGCGCGCGGCGGGCCTACCTGATCGGCCTGGGCGTCTTCGCGGTGGCCTCGCTGGTCTGCGCGGTGACGGCGTCCGCGGCGCTGCTGGTCGCCGCGCGTGCGGCGCAGGGCGTCGGCGCGGCGCTGCTGGCTCCCGCACCGCTGACGCTGATCACCCGTGCGTACACCGACGCCGCGGCCCGGGCGAGAGCGGTCGCGGTCTGGGTGAGCGCCGGCGGCATCGGCTTCATGGTGGGGCCGCTGCTGTCCGGCGTCCTGGTCGACACACTCGGCTGGCGCAGCGTCTTCCTCCTCAACGTCCCCGTCACCCTCCTCACCGCCCGGCTCCTGCTCGGCCATGTCGAGGAGACCACCCGCCATCGTGTCGGCTTCGACCCGGCCGGCCAGGCGCTGGCGGTCGTCAGCCTGGGCGCCGTGGTCTGGGGACTGGTCGGGTCCGCCCTCTACGGCTGGGCCTCCCCGCTCGTCATCGTCGCCCTGACCGGCGGGGCCGTGGTGTTCGGCGCCTTCCTGGCCGTCCAGTCGCACGGCGCACACACCGGCCGCCAGGTGCTGGTGCCGCCGTCCGTCCTGCGCGCCCGGCCGGTTCTCGCCGGACTGCTCGGCGGCGCCGTCTACAACTTCACCCTCTACGGCATGCTGATCGTCTGCACCTTCGACTTCCAGCGCCTACGGCACTACACACCGCTGACGACCGGTCTGGCCTTCCTGCCCCTGACCGTCGTCGCCACCGTCACCTCCGCGTTCGTCGGCGGCCGCTTCGTCCACCGGTACGGGCCGCGCGCCGCCATCGGCGTCGGCATGGTGGTCTGCGCGCTGGGCCTCGCCGTCCTGGGCGCCGGCGCCGTCGCGTCGCCGTATCCCGTGGTCGCCGGCGGGCTCGCCGTCTTCGCGTTCGGGCAGAGCCTCGTCGCGCCGGCACAGACGCTCGCGGTCATGTCGTACCTCCCCGACGAGCACAGGAACATGGGGTCCAGCGCGTTGAACACCGCCCGGCAGACCGGGGGCGTCATCGGCGTCGCCCTGCTCGGCGCGCTCGTCGCCGGCGGACTGCGCACCGGCACGCCGGTCGCCCTGTGGGTCGCGGCGGCGGCCTGCCTGACGGCGGCGGCCGGCGCCGGGAGACTTCTCGCGGGGCGCGGGCACGGATGA
- a CDS encoding LysR family transcriptional regulator, with the protein MGALEREYGVRLLVRSSTGVRATDTGRVLLAEARAVLARYDQAQAVMAAHTARADSTLRIGIPLELPADLLSGALLDLAAEHPATRVQARHLSTAAQIAELRTGDLDLGLLRERPPGREFDAMLVVRERLGVLLATERAVGLTGPDGIRLDALSELHWVGFPREGSPAWYDELTAILRSHGIDPGPPAPEGPPLIAEVKLASVSAGHAFALAPPGWSQPLPGTVAWFPLTDHPVVRRTWAVWNAGSHRRDLGHLIAALEQPPTPRDPPHPSA; encoded by the coding sequence GTGGGCGCGCTGGAGCGCGAGTACGGGGTACGGCTCCTGGTCCGTTCCTCCACCGGTGTGCGGGCCACGGACACCGGGCGGGTCCTGCTCGCCGAAGCCCGCGCCGTCCTGGCCCGTTACGACCAGGCCCAGGCCGTCATGGCCGCGCACACCGCCCGCGCCGACAGCACCCTGCGCATCGGCATCCCCCTGGAACTGCCGGCCGACCTGCTGTCCGGAGCCCTGCTCGACCTGGCCGCCGAACACCCGGCCACCCGCGTCCAGGCACGGCACCTGTCCACCGCCGCGCAGATCGCGGAACTACGGACCGGCGACCTCGATCTGGGCCTGCTGCGCGAACGCCCACCGGGCAGGGAGTTCGACGCGATGCTCGTCGTGCGGGAGCGCCTCGGCGTCCTGCTCGCCACGGAACGCGCCGTCGGGCTCACCGGACCCGACGGTATCCGCCTGGACGCGCTGAGCGAACTGCACTGGGTCGGCTTCCCCCGCGAGGGCAGTCCCGCCTGGTACGACGAGCTCACCGCCATCCTGCGCAGCCACGGCATCGACCCCGGACCGCCCGCCCCCGAGGGACCGCCGCTGATCGCCGAGGTGAAGCTCGCCTCCGTCAGCGCCGGCCACGCCTTCGCCCTCGCGCCCCCGGGCTGGTCCCAGCCCCTGCCCGGCACCGTCGCCTGGTTCCCGCTGACGGACCACCCCGTCGTCCGACGCACCTGGGCGGTGTGGAACGCCGGCTCCCACCGCCGCGACCTCGGCCACCTCATCGCCGCCCTCGAACAGCCGCCCACCCCGCGCGACCCCCCGCACCCGTCCGCTTGA
- a CDS encoding CBS domain-containing protein has product MASASSMTARDIMSAEVQCVGEHQSLLDAATTMRDQQVGCVPICGDDNRLKGLITDRDIVIGCVAEGGDPAATPAGSLGGELHWIDAQAPAREALEIMEGHRIKRLPVIDVDDGHRLCGMITEADLARNLSDEQIAEFASKVYATAG; this is encoded by the coding sequence ATGGCGTCAGCCAGCAGCATGACCGCACGGGACATCATGTCCGCCGAAGTCCAGTGCGTCGGCGAGCACCAGTCGCTCCTCGACGCCGCCACGACGATGCGGGACCAGCAGGTCGGCTGCGTTCCGATCTGTGGCGACGACAACCGTCTCAAGGGGTTGATCACCGACCGCGACATCGTCATCGGCTGCGTCGCCGAGGGCGGGGACCCCGCGGCGACCCCCGCCGGCAGCCTCGGCGGCGAACTGCACTGGATCGACGCGCAGGCCCCCGCCCGGGAGGCGCTGGAGATCATGGAGGGGCACCGGATCAAGCGGCTGCCGGTCATCGACGTGGACGACGGCCACCGCCTGTGCGGCATGATCACCGAGGCCGACCTCGCCAGGAACCTCTCGGACGAGCAGATCGCGGAGTTCGCGAGCAAGGTCTACGCCACCGCCGGCTGA
- a CDS encoding helix-turn-helix transcriptional regulator, giving the protein MDPQEDSCVTRSGPLYGRDHERAEIAGLVAEARTGRGGAVSVVADPGSGRSALLDAVAADAPDFGVRRIGGAAPEAGVQGAGLHRLLVPLAGEVAALPAARRGVLEEVLAGAVPAAGELPLGAALLGLLASLARRRPQLWCVDDAHWLDATSVRALGFVARRLAEVPAALVFAADPQSRAGVALDGLPVLGLRPLTAEEAGRLVADLGCGPPGGGTADEIVDLAAGSPLALVELGRAAGARQPAAPCLPAPEGRLRTRCRRRLAGLSPAARTVVALALAGAPLPTGVLMAAAGGAGLARETLAAALDEAHTARLVATGSGHVSVPGRLLRTMLSAELPWAEQVSAHRALAALTGPGASRPRQALHRLAAAGGTWPEPVAELEAAAGAVRATGDPAEAAAILEQGADFTVQGPVRARWLVTAAADRLAAGDLRPVRGLLARAPSHGGSASTQGLRRLVQGEIELRDGVPALAGRHLVRAVDHFAAGRGETLARALMLAGEATCLAGDFNGYFALADRARRLRRDDDPPTLRLVFEHFAGMSATFRAHHEEANRALGRVVRLAGASGGPEPAIWASQAAYTLGDARRAYELAVSAAHGAGELGAHALVPAALVYQALSALMLDRHAAAEAAALEGLGLARSTGQRNLAVDHLSLLALLAALQGDRAAVSLRLEAAAHEVAARELGRPGAFNCWASACLDLVEDRPADALARFRHMAAGAGQTNLAIRGMAAPHFVEAAVRCGRRDEAASALRGFESWAASSAAPGRLALAHRCHGLLAESETSAEEHFREALRLHRDDDAALEMAKTELFYAHRLRRARRPRAARGLLRDALAIFQQYEAPPWAARAAAELRAAGDRAGPAVQPVERQLTAQQIRISGLVARGATNQEIAELLVLSSRTVEYHLRNVYSRLGVRSRTELAALFAEPVPRAGPATRGSGRAVSG; this is encoded by the coding sequence ATGGACCCTCAGGAGGACTCCTGCGTCACACGGTCGGGTCCGCTGTACGGACGTGACCACGAGCGGGCCGAGATCGCCGGCCTCGTGGCCGAGGCGCGCACCGGGCGGGGAGGCGCGGTGTCCGTCGTCGCGGATCCCGGCTCCGGCCGCTCGGCGCTGCTGGACGCGGTCGCCGCGGACGCCCCCGACTTCGGGGTGCGGCGGATCGGCGGCGCGGCCCCGGAGGCCGGTGTCCAGGGGGCCGGCCTGCACCGGCTGCTGGTGCCGCTGGCGGGCGAGGTGGCCGCGCTGCCCGCCGCGCGGCGCGGGGTACTGGAGGAGGTGCTGGCCGGGGCGGTGCCCGCGGCCGGTGAACTGCCGCTGGGCGCCGCGCTGCTGGGGCTGCTGGCGTCGCTCGCGCGGCGACGGCCCCAGTTGTGGTGCGTGGACGACGCGCACTGGCTGGACGCGACCTCGGTACGCGCCCTGGGGTTCGTCGCCCGGCGGTTGGCCGAGGTGCCGGCGGCGCTGGTGTTCGCGGCCGATCCGCAGTCCCGGGCCGGCGTGGCGCTGGACGGCCTCCCCGTGCTGGGCCTGCGGCCGCTGACCGCGGAGGAGGCCGGCCGGCTGGTGGCCGACCTGGGGTGCGGGCCGCCCGGCGGCGGAACGGCCGACGAGATCGTCGACCTGGCGGCCGGCAGCCCGTTGGCGCTGGTGGAGCTCGGACGGGCGGCGGGCGCCCGGCAGCCCGCCGCGCCGTGCCTTCCGGCGCCGGAAGGCCGGCTGCGCACCCGCTGCCGGCGGCGGCTCGCGGGGCTCTCGCCCGCGGCGCGCACGGTGGTGGCCCTCGCCCTGGCCGGAGCGCCGCTGCCCACCGGCGTGCTGATGGCGGCGGCGGGAGGGGCCGGCCTGGCCCGGGAGACCCTGGCCGCCGCACTCGACGAGGCGCACACGGCACGCCTGGTGGCCACCGGGAGCGGCCACGTCAGCGTTCCGGGACGGCTGCTGCGGACCATGCTGTCCGCGGAACTGCCCTGGGCCGAGCAGGTGTCGGCCCACCGGGCGCTGGCCGCGCTCACCGGACCCGGCGCCTCCCGGCCGCGCCAGGCCCTGCACCGCCTCGCCGCGGCCGGGGGGACGTGGCCGGAGCCGGTCGCCGAACTGGAGGCCGCGGCCGGGGCCGTTCGGGCGACCGGCGACCCCGCGGAGGCCGCGGCCATCCTGGAGCAGGGCGCCGACTTCACCGTGCAGGGGCCGGTACGGGCCCGCTGGCTGGTCACCGCGGCGGCCGACCGGCTCGCGGCCGGCGATCTGCGCCCGGTGCGCGGGCTGCTCGCCCGGGCGCCGTCGCACGGCGGTTCCGCGTCGACCCAGGGACTGCGCAGGCTGGTCCAGGGCGAGATCGAACTGCGCGACGGCGTGCCCGCGCTGGCCGGCCGCCATCTGGTGCGGGCCGTCGACCACTTCGCCGCCGGCCGGGGGGAGACGTTGGCCAGGGCGCTGATGCTCGCGGGCGAAGCGACGTGCCTGGCCGGGGACTTCAACGGGTACTTCGCGCTCGCGGACCGGGCGCGGAGGCTGCGGCGGGACGACGACCCGCCGACGCTGCGCCTGGTCTTCGAGCACTTCGCCGGGATGTCGGCGACCTTCCGCGCGCACCACGAGGAGGCGAACCGCGCCCTGGGACGCGTGGTGCGGCTCGCCGGAGCGTCCGGCGGGCCCGAACCGGCGATCTGGGCCAGCCAGGCCGCGTACACCCTCGGTGACGCGCGCCGCGCGTACGAACTGGCCGTCTCGGCGGCGCACGGCGCGGGCGAGCTGGGCGCGCACGCCCTGGTGCCGGCCGCGCTGGTCTACCAGGCCCTGTCCGCGCTGATGCTCGACCGGCACGCGGCGGCGGAGGCCGCCGCCCTGGAAGGACTGGGGCTGGCGCGGTCCACGGGACAGCGGAACCTCGCGGTGGACCACCTCTCCCTGCTGGCGCTGCTGGCGGCGCTCCAGGGGGACCGGGCGGCCGTGTCACTCCGGCTGGAGGCAGCGGCACACGAGGTCGCGGCACGCGAACTGGGCCGGCCCGGCGCCTTCAACTGCTGGGCGTCGGCGTGTCTGGACCTGGTGGAGGACCGACCCGCGGACGCGCTGGCCCGCTTCCGCCACATGGCCGCGGGCGCGGGCCAGACGAACCTGGCGATCCGGGGGATGGCCGCCCCGCACTTCGTCGAGGCGGCAGTCCGCTGCGGGCGCCGGGACGAGGCGGCCTCGGCGCTGCGCGGCTTCGAGAGCTGGGCGGCCAGCAGCGCCGCACCGGGCCGACTGGCGCTGGCGCACCGCTGCCACGGCCTGCTCGCCGAGAGCGAGACGAGCGCGGAGGAGCACTTCAGGGAGGCGCTGCGGCTGCACCGCGACGACGACGCGGCGCTGGAGATGGCCAAGACCGAGCTGTTCTACGCCCACCGGCTGCGGCGGGCCCGCAGGCCGCGCGCCGCGCGGGGCCTGCTGAGGGACGCGCTGGCGATCTTCCAGCAGTACGAGGCGCCGCCGTGGGCGGCGCGGGCCGCGGCCGAGCTGCGCGCGGCCGGCGACCGCGCCGGCCCCGCCGTCCAGCCGGTCGAACGGCAGCTCACCGCGCAGCAGATCCGCATCTCCGGGCTGGTCGCGCGCGGCGCGACGAACCAGGAGATCGCCGAACTCCTCGTGCTCAGCTCGCGCACGGTGGAGTACCACCTGCGCAACGTCTACAGCCGGCTCGGCGTGCGCTCCCGGACGGAGCTGGCCGCGCTCTTCGCCGAACCCGTCCCACGCGCCGGCCCCGCCACCCGCGGCTCGGGACGGGCGGTTTCCGGCTGA
- a CDS encoding maleylpyruvate isomerase N-terminal domain-containing protein, which yields MTAPTPTAGPTDALHPWLQALHASSARLAGTVVPLSEQDLSRPSMADGWTVAQVLSHLGSAAEISTTLLERGIAGDGQGPSREEAQPVWERWNALSPPAQREAWLAADARHLRLLDSLDAGRRQSVRVPYFAGPLDVPAYAGYRLSEHSVHAWDVEAALTPGATIPRAEVELLWERLDLVATRFRDADTLTRLGPAQFTLHLTDPGRTVLLDLGAEVHLYPCEPAGPAGSLTGTAEAVLRLVYGRSRPTDALAAAGAVTRADLQALFPGF from the coding sequence ATGACCGCCCCCACGCCCACCGCCGGTCCCACCGACGCCCTGCACCCCTGGCTACAGGCCCTGCACGCCAGTTCCGCACGCCTGGCCGGCACCGTCGTGCCCCTGTCCGAGCAGGACCTGAGCCGGCCCTCGATGGCCGACGGATGGACCGTCGCCCAGGTCCTGTCCCACCTCGGCAGCGCCGCCGAGATCTCCACCACCCTGCTCGAACGCGGCATCGCGGGCGACGGACAGGGGCCGAGCCGGGAGGAGGCGCAGCCGGTGTGGGAGCGGTGGAACGCCCTGTCCCCGCCCGCGCAGCGGGAGGCATGGCTGGCCGCCGACGCCCGCCACCTGCGCCTGCTGGACTCCCTCGACGCCGGTCGGCGGCAGTCGGTACGCGTCCCGTACTTCGCCGGGCCGCTCGACGTCCCCGCCTACGCCGGCTACCGGCTGTCGGAACACTCCGTGCACGCCTGGGACGTCGAAGCCGCCCTCACCCCGGGGGCGACGATCCCGCGGGCGGAGGTGGAACTGCTGTGGGAGCGGCTGGACCTGGTCGCCACCCGCTTCCGCGACGCCGACACCCTCACCCGCCTCGGCCCCGCGCAGTTCACCCTCCACCTCACCGACCCCGGCCGCACCGTGCTGCTGGACCTCGGAGCCGAGGTCCACCTGTACCCGTGCGAGCCGGCCGGGCCGGCCGGCTCCCTCACCGGCACCGCGGAGGCGGTCCTGCGGCTCGTCTACGGGCGCTCCCGCCCCACGGACGCCCTCGCGGCCGCCGGAGCCGTGACCCGGGCCGACCTCCAGGCGCTCTTCCCCGGGTTCTGA
- a CDS encoding enoyl-CoA hydratase/isomerase family protein: protein MSEQNPSYFTAFENLAMSRTSTGVLTLRFHTGGGPATFTGTTHTDFPRALFEIGEDRDNRVLVLTGTGDRFMTDIDGPSLGDITKPAQWDRTVAEGRRVLQRLVDLEMPVIAAVNGPVSVHSEYALLADIVVAADTTVFSDFPHLTFGIVPGDGIQIAWEEALGVNRARHLTLTQGSFTAEQAERWGAVAEVHPLDKVLPRAQELAETLAAKPQLLTRYLAVTLRQRISRRMAEGLQVGMALEGLTAADLAHHSN, encoded by the coding sequence GTGTCCGAGCAGAACCCGTCCTACTTCACCGCGTTCGAGAACCTCGCGATGAGCCGCACCTCCACCGGTGTCCTCACGCTGCGTTTCCACACCGGCGGCGGACCCGCCACGTTCACCGGCACCACCCACACGGACTTCCCCCGCGCCCTGTTCGAGATCGGCGAGGACCGGGACAACCGGGTCCTGGTACTGACCGGCACCGGTGACCGCTTCATGACCGACATCGACGGACCGAGCCTGGGCGACATCACCAAGCCCGCCCAGTGGGACCGCACCGTCGCCGAGGGCCGCCGCGTGCTCCAGCGCCTCGTCGACCTGGAGATGCCCGTCATCGCCGCCGTCAACGGCCCGGTGTCCGTGCACAGCGAGTACGCCCTGCTCGCCGACATCGTCGTCGCCGCCGACACCACCGTCTTCTCCGACTTCCCCCACCTGACCTTCGGGATCGTCCCCGGCGACGGCATCCAGATCGCCTGGGAGGAGGCCCTCGGCGTCAACCGCGCCCGCCACCTCACCCTCACCCAGGGCTCCTTCACCGCCGAGCAGGCCGAACGCTGGGGCGCCGTCGCGGAGGTGCACCCCCTGGACAAGGTCCTGCCCCGCGCCCAGGAACTCGCCGAGACGCTGGCCGCCAAGCCCCAACTGCTCACCCGGTACCTCGCGGTCACCCTGCGCCAGCGCATCAGCCGCCGCATGGCCGAGGGCCTCCAGGTGGGCATGGCCCTGGAAGGGCTCACCGCCGCCGACCTCGCCCACCACAGCAACTGA